Proteins encoded in a region of the Methanobrevibacter millerae genome:
- a CDS encoding DUF389 domain-containing protein, which translates to MSLKEQNETMKEKVRKAFSLSEDSASHEEIRERLLDGGKITGTNMCVMVCAMIIASVGLNMNSTAVIIGAMLISPIMGSILASAYGNVSADYSLLRNHLIGLGMQVGISVAAATIYFFLSPVKEPTVELLARTSPSFYDVLIAFFGGLAGIIGQTRIDKTNTVIPGVAIATALMPPLCTCGYAIANGRLDMLLGAGYLFILNAYFIFLSASMILTILKIPKTKELTEKEWRRHRFRMVRNTILIAIPSIVAVYFMVH; encoded by the coding sequence ATGAGTTTAAAAGAGCAAAACGAGACAATGAAAGAAAAGGTCAGAAAGGCATTTTCATTATCTGAAGATTCGGCATCACATGAGGAAATTCGTGAACGTCTCTTGGATGGTGGAAAAATAACTGGAACTAATATGTGTGTAATGGTATGTGCAATGATAATTGCATCAGTTGGTCTTAATATGAATTCAACTGCAGTAATTATTGGTGCAATGCTGATTTCACCGATAATGGGAAGTATTCTTGCTTCTGCTTATGGAAACGTGTCTGCGGACTATTCATTACTTAGAAATCATTTGATTGGTTTAGGTATGCAGGTTGGAATAAGTGTTGCTGCTGCAACGATTTACTTTTTCCTATCTCCGGTTAAAGAACCAACTGTTGAATTGCTTGCAAGAACATCTCCATCATTTTATGATGTGCTCATCGCATTCTTTGGGGGACTTGCAGGAATCATCGGGCAAACCAGAATTGATAAAACAAACACTGTTATTCCGGGTGTAGCTATTGCAACAGCTTTGATGCCCCCATTATGTACCTGTGGATATGCGATTGCAAACGGAAGATTGGACATGCTTCTTGGAGCAGGATATTTATTTATATTGAATGCGTATTTCATTTTCCTCTCAGCTAGTATGATTTTAACTATTTTAAAAATCCCAAAAACTAAGGAATTAACTGAAAAAGAATGGAGAAGACATCGTTTCCGTATGGTTCGTAATACAATTCTAATTGCGATACCTAGTATAGTGGCAGTTTATTTCATGGTACATTAA
- a CDS encoding ABC transporter permease gives MLFKKMLRDMKENKMQFIAIFLMSFITLLAFAGIGSEVQGLQTNLNNYYEETNMADSYILGSNFNETVIKDIQDMNSTTGIESQFVVKSIADLEDEPRVTLHFLAKNDISKYYPVEGGNIDFNDKDGIWLDARFAEVKNLTIGDNISLDFNGITLNKTIRGLGYSPDYVYEEPENGLISDFKYQGFGYLSDKAYPGTNMPHNKLLLTTNTNNTNYYNQIHKMLEDKGYNDILNSSSFMPREDSSSDKQIQDEINQHVILAVMFPIIFVVVALLILLTTMTRIVNRQRTQIGTLKAIGFENRPLIIHYLSYGFYLTLIGSVLGIIVGHNTIPYIFVDTMKSFYTLPNWDPGFNMSFIYVAVLIVLGSLLCSYFAVSSIIKEPPSATLKAKPPKINKLGFIENTRIWNKLGFNLRWNIRDINRNKLRAVITLFGVIGCTVLLISAFGMHDGVNDLKTWKYDDINHYGTQLVLQDNISQTQIDSIIDKVNGTPLMTKSIQIEVNGVKKTRVLSVYDKTELITPTDKNRHEITLPENGVSISQKTADQFGLKVGDKIKWHLYGNETWINSTVEAIYGDPSVQGITITPDYAEKLNMTFKPTEIVTKENTADKFDGVGSVNDHEDLIKSWDKFTQTANLLIMILVIFAVILAVVVLYSLGLLGFTEVERDMATLKVLGFQLKDLRKLFITQYLGISLVGFLIGIPTGYYVLESIRSNSDTLYYPVDYSPTTIIISFVITIIVSAIVNMLLANKLKNIDMVEALKKERE, from the coding sequence ATGTTATTTAAAAAGATGCTTCGTGATATGAAAGAAAATAAAATGCAGTTCATAGCCATTTTTTTAATGTCATTTATAACATTACTTGCATTTGCGGGAATAGGATCAGAAGTTCAGGGTCTACAGACCAACCTCAACAATTATTATGAAGAAACAAATATGGCAGATTCATATATACTCGGAAGCAATTTCAATGAAACAGTTATTAAAGACATTCAAGATATGAATTCAACAACAGGCATTGAAAGTCAGTTCGTTGTAAAGTCAATAGCTGATTTGGAAGATGAACCGCGAGTGACGCTGCATTTTTTAGCCAAAAACGACATATCAAAATATTATCCAGTTGAAGGAGGAAATATTGACTTCAACGATAAAGACGGCATTTGGTTAGATGCAAGATTTGCTGAAGTAAAGAATTTAACCATTGGAGACAATATCTCATTAGACTTTAATGGAATAACACTAAACAAAACTATCCGAGGACTCGGATATTCTCCAGATTATGTCTACGAAGAACCAGAAAACGGTTTAATTTCAGACTTCAAATACCAGGGATTCGGATATTTGTCAGATAAGGCATACCCCGGTACAAACATGCCACACAACAAGCTGTTACTGACCACCAATACCAACAACACAAACTATTATAATCAGATACATAAAATGCTTGAGGACAAAGGATATAATGACATTCTAAATAGTTCATCTTTTATGCCAAGAGAAGACAGTAGCAGCGACAAGCAAATACAAGATGAAATCAATCAGCATGTCATTTTAGCAGTGATGTTTCCAATCATTTTTGTTGTTGTTGCACTTCTGATTCTATTAACAACAATGACCCGTATTGTCAATCGTCAAAGAACACAAATTGGAACTTTAAAAGCGATCGGTTTTGAAAACAGGCCGTTAATAATTCATTATTTATCTTACGGTTTTTATTTAACATTAATTGGTAGCGTGCTGGGAATAATAGTCGGACACAATACAATACCATACATCTTTGTTGACACAATGAAGTCATTTTACACATTGCCTAACTGGGATCCTGGATTCAATATGAGTTTCATATATGTGGCCGTTTTAATTGTTTTAGGTTCACTGTTATGTTCATACTTTGCAGTTTCAAGTATTATCAAGGAACCTCCGTCAGCAACTCTAAAAGCAAAGCCTCCTAAAATAAATAAACTTGGATTTATTGAAAATACAAGAATATGGAACAAATTAGGATTTAACCTCAGATGGAATATCAGAGACATAAACCGGAATAAATTAAGGGCCGTCATTACACTATTTGGAGTAATTGGTTGTACTGTACTCCTAATTTCAGCATTTGGTATGCATGATGGAGTCAATGACTTAAAAACCTGGAAATATGATGATATAAACCACTACGGAACACAACTTGTTCTACAGGATAACATTTCCCAGACACAAATAGATTCAATAATTGATAAAGTTAACGGTACTCCATTAATGACAAAATCTATTCAAATTGAAGTTAATGGTGTTAAAAAAACACGAGTACTGAGTGTTTATGATAAAACGGAATTAATAACTCCGACTGACAAGAATAGGCATGAAATAACATTACCAGAAAACGGAGTATCCATTTCACAAAAGACTGCAGACCAATTTGGTTTAAAAGTTGGTGATAAAATAAAATGGCATCTGTATGGTAATGAGACATGGATAAACTCTACAGTTGAAGCCATTTATGGTGATCCTTCAGTTCAAGGAATAACAATCACACCAGATTATGCCGAAAAACTCAATATGACATTTAAACCTACAGAAATAGTTACAAAAGAAAATACTGCAGATAAATTTGATGGTGTTGGAAGTGTCAACGATCATGAAGACCTAATAAAAAGTTGGGATAAGTTTACACAAACGGCAAATCTGCTGATTATGATACTTGTAATATTTGCAGTGATATTAGCAGTTGTTGTTCTGTACAGTTTAGGTCTTTTAGGATTTACTGAAGTGGAAAGAGACATGGCAACATTGAAAGTTTTAGGATTCCAATTAAAAGATCTGAGAAAACTGTTCATAACACAATATTTAGGCATATCTCTTGTCGGTTTTTTAATTGGAATTCCGACAGGATATTATGTTTTGGAGTCCATCAGATCCAATTCAGATACCCTGTATTATCCAGTAGATTATTCCCCAACTACTATAATAATAAGCTTTGTAATAACAATAATTGTATCTGCAATCGTTAATATGTTGCTTGCAAACAAACTCAAAAATATTGATATGGTCGAAGCCCTTAAAAAAGAAAGGGAATGA
- a CDS encoding ABC transporter ATP-binding protein encodes MNSLIKLSNVSKEYKTGNQIVKAANNLNFTIDQGELIVILGPSGSGKSTLLNLLGGLDKPTSGEIIIDNENITNFSDKELTRYRAKEIGFIFQFYNLIPNLTACENIEIMNDVVDKNIDGKEILTQVGLSQHFNKFPSELSGGEQQRVSIARAIAKKPKMLLCDEPTGALDSHTGKIIIELLINLCESENTTVIIVTHNSEFGKVANRVIHIKNGEVEYIETNENPQSVDAINW; translated from the coding sequence ATGAACAGTTTAATAAAACTAAGTAATGTTTCAAAAGAATATAAAACTGGAAATCAAATTGTTAAAGCTGCAAACAATCTTAATTTTACAATTGATCAAGGCGAACTAATAGTGATTCTTGGACCATCAGGAAGTGGTAAATCAACACTCCTTAATCTTTTAGGAGGTCTTGACAAGCCCACAAGTGGGGAAATAATAATTGATAACGAAAACATAACCAATTTTTCAGATAAAGAACTTACACGTTATCGTGCAAAAGAAATAGGTTTCATTTTTCAATTCTATAACTTAATCCCAAATTTAACGGCATGTGAAAATATTGAGATTATGAATGATGTGGTTGATAAAAATATAGATGGAAAAGAGATTTTAACCCAAGTAGGATTGTCACAACATTTTAATAAATTTCCATCTGAACTATCAGGGGGTGAACAACAAAGAGTATCAATTGCAAGAGCAATAGCTAAAAAACCAAAAATGCTTTTGTGTGATGAACCTACTGGTGCACTGGATTCCCATACCGGAAAAATTATTATTGAATTACTGATTAATCTATGTGAAAGTGAAAATACAACAGTTATTATAGTAACACACAATAGTGAATTCGGAAAGGTTGCAAACAGAGTTATTCACATCAAAAATGGTGAAGTTGAATACATTGAAACAAATGAAAATCCTCAGTCAGTAGATGCTATAAATTGGTGA
- a CDS encoding ArsA family ATPase, with protein MAFRDYFKFNKDKTTFIFVGGKGGVGKTSISSATALWLAEQGKKTLVVSTDPAHSLSDSLEVPIGHYPREIKTNLYAVEIDPDEAMAEKQTALEAQKNNASDDMLGGLDFLTDQMDLASSSPGADEVAAFEVFLSVMTSNEYDVVVFDTAPTGHTLRLLSFPEVMDSWVGKAMMAKAKLGSVANSLKNIMPFMDAVDNPQTAEDLKRTKEQIDEAKKVLSDPDRTSFKMVVIPEEMSIYESERALEALEKNEMNVDSVIVNQVMPDICDCDFCHSRHKLQQKRLALIDQKFANQHVAEVPLFKDEVKGQEKLLNLAHILYDDKDNDEVTQEAIQL; from the coding sequence TTGGCATTTAGAGATTATTTTAAATTTAATAAAGATAAAACAACTTTCATTTTTGTTGGTGGTAAAGGTGGTGTTGGAAAAACATCCATTTCTTCAGCAACTGCTTTATGGTTAGCTGAACAAGGTAAAAAAACATTGGTTGTTTCTACTGACCCTGCTCATTCACTTTCAGATTCACTAGAAGTTCCTATTGGACATTATCCAAGAGAAATTAAAACAAATTTGTATGCTGTTGAAATTGACCCGGATGAAGCGATGGCAGAAAAGCAAACTGCATTAGAGGCTCAAAAGAATAATGCTTCTGATGACATGCTTGGGGGACTTGACTTTTTAACTGACCAAATGGATTTGGCTTCTTCTTCACCGGGTGCTGATGAAGTTGCAGCTTTTGAAGTATTTTTATCTGTAATGACTTCAAATGAATATGATGTTGTTGTATTTGATACTGCACCTACAGGACACACTTTAAGATTGTTGTCATTTCCTGAAGTAATGGATTCATGGGTAGGTAAGGCTATGATGGCTAAAGCTAAATTAGGGTCTGTTGCTAATTCATTAAAGAATATCATGCCATTTATGGACGCAGTTGACAATCCACAGACTGCTGAAGATTTAAAAAGAACCAAAGAACAAATAGATGAAGCTAAAAAAGTATTGTCTGATCCGGATAGGACTTCATTTAAAATGGTTGTAATTCCAGAAGAAATGTCTATTTATGAATCTGAAAGAGCACTTGAAGCATTGGAGAAAAATGAAATGAATGTAGATAGTGTTATTGTAAATCAGGTCATGCCGGATATTTGTGATTGTGATTTTTGTCATTCAAGACATAAATTGCAGCAAAAACGTTTAGCTTTAATCGACCAAAAATTTGCTAATCAGCATGTCGCTGAGGTTCCTTTATTTAAAGATGAAGTTAAAGGTCAGGAAAAATTATTGAACTTGGCACATATTCTTTATGATGATAAGGATAATGATGAAGTGACTCAAGAAGCTATTCAGCTTTAA
- a CDS encoding cobalt-precorrin-7 (C(5))-methyltransferase, with amino-acid sequence MSGKIFIIGIGPGAEEYLTLKAVNCVKNCDYTVGSARAIDLFRDVKNTIAFNVKDLVDKLEEGVELAVSGNSVAILSTGDPGFSGVLNTVLRISKEKNFSKDKIEVIPGISSLQLAAARNHIQWDNANVMTFHGRENIEDILEVIDNGKITIALPSRKVKDMAQFLLDNGVSENRQVTVCERLSYPDEKIVSTSLKNIATSEFTYMCIMVISSKD; translated from the coding sequence ATGTCTGGAAAAATATTTATTATAGGAATTGGGCCTGGTGCAGAAGAATATTTAACTTTAAAAGCTGTAAACTGTGTTAAAAATTGCGATTATACAGTAGGAAGTGCCCGTGCAATTGATTTGTTCCGTGACGTTAAAAATACAATTGCATTCAATGTGAAAGATTTAGTTGATAAACTTGAGGAAGGTGTTGAATTAGCAGTTTCAGGCAATAGTGTTGCTATTCTATCAACTGGAGATCCTGGATTTTCTGGCGTTTTAAATACAGTTCTAAGAATTTCTAAAGAAAAAAATTTTTCAAAAGACAAAATTGAAGTGATACCTGGAATTAGTTCCCTTCAGCTTGCAGCTGCCAGAAATCACATTCAATGGGATAACGCTAACGTAATGACATTTCACGGACGAGAAAATATTGAAGATATTTTAGAAGTTATTGATAATGGAAAAATAACTATTGCACTTCCTTCAAGAAAAGTGAAAGACATGGCACAGTTTTTACTTGACAACGGTGTAAGCGAAAACCGACAGGTTACTGTCTGTGAGAGACTTTCATACCCTGATGAAAAAATTGTCTCAACATCATTAAAAAATATTGCAACAAGCGAATTTACTTATATGTGCATTATGGTCATAAGTAGTAAAGATTAA
- a CDS encoding helix-turn-helix domain-containing protein, protein MPDEIVCPVDRTLSLINKKWSIQIIRDLFFGKKHFKEFKEGKDISNKVLSSCLADLEKNGLIEKKVLDTKPISTEYSLTDYGKSMNRIIYELAMFTLADEKDKVYSEKTKEQLKENFKQTLEIDD, encoded by the coding sequence ATGCCTGATGAAATAGTTTGTCCAGTAGATAGAACTTTAAGTTTAATTAATAAAAAATGGAGTATTCAAATAATAAGAGATTTATTTTTTGGAAAAAAACATTTTAAAGAATTTAAAGAAGGAAAAGACATTAGCAATAAAGTTTTATCAAGTTGCTTAGCAGATTTGGAAAAAAACGGATTGATTGAAAAAAAAGTTTTAGATACTAAGCCCATAAGTACAGAATACTCATTGACAGACTATGGAAAATCCATGAATAGAATTATCTATGAATTAGCAATGTTCACATTAGCTGATGAAAAGGACAAAGTCTACAGCGAAAAAACAAAAGAACAATTAAAGGAAAATTTTAAACAAACTTTAGAAATTGATGATTAA
- a CDS encoding protein-ADP-ribose hydrolase — MSKGGIKIDTNQQLEYLLNYLIDERQENIEIPEDIIQKKNLLRSLMNVRPPIPISEEFLDVQDEYLTNEILSKDLVGVEDIGEFKGKLMLWKGDITDLKVDAIVNAANSKLLGCFIPMHNCIDNVIHSASGIQLRLECDKIMKLQNKDEDIGKAKITNAYNLASNYVIHTVGPAIPQNSKPSELDFKRLENCYISCLDIASQYNLKSIAFCCISTGVFNFPKEEAANIAVNAMKDYLKNNETSLEHIIFNVFSDDDYLIYRNILFGD; from the coding sequence TTGAGTAAAGGAGGAATTAAAATAGATACAAATCAGCAATTGGAATATCTTTTAAATTATTTGATTGATGAAAGACAGGAAAATATTGAAATCCCAGAAGATATTATTCAAAAAAAGAATTTGCTCCGTTCACTAATGAATGTAAGGCCACCAATTCCTATTAGTGAAGAATTTTTAGATGTTCAGGATGAATATTTGACAAATGAAATATTGTCGAAAGATTTGGTTGGTGTTGAAGACATTGGTGAATTTAAAGGAAAGTTAATGCTTTGGAAAGGAGATATCACAGATTTAAAAGTGGATGCTATAGTAAATGCAGCTAATTCCAAGCTATTGGGATGTTTTATTCCGATGCATAATTGTATTGATAATGTAATTCATTCAGCCAGCGGCATTCAATTGAGGCTGGAATGCGACAAGATTATGAAATTGCAGAATAAGGATGAGGATATTGGTAAAGCTAAAATAACAAATGCTTACAATTTGGCTTCTAATTATGTAATTCATACTGTTGGCCCGGCAATTCCTCAAAATTCCAAACCAAGTGAATTGGATTTTAAAAGACTTGAAAACTGTTATATTTCTTGTTTGGATATTGCAAGCCAGTATAATTTAAAATCTATTGCTTTTTGCTGTATTTCAACAGGAGTTTTTAATTTTCCAAAAGAAGAAGCTGCAAATATTGCGGTTAATGCCATGAAAGATTATTTAAAGAATAATGAAACTTCTCTGGAACACATAATTTTTAATGTTTTTAGTGATGATGACTATTTGATTTATAGAAATATTTTATTTGGTGATTAA
- a CDS encoding phage holin family protein translates to MNIHNLIKSTIIIILMIIASMATIIAFSLIFDTFKLGNWYNSFIITIGVIIANTILWPILRRLLMKFIVLTFGIGALIVNSLIFYGVCCLIPGVSLEATDAFLIPLLMAIVNTLISNIADIDYYDSYTSRVSNYVSKEKKSYEQKFPGLIMLEIDGLSIEILKEAIDKDMMPTVKKWIDNSHTLKEWETDLSSQTGASQAGILHGNNENIVAYRWVEKENDNQIMVSGKLAHAPIIEERISDGNGLLCDKGTSITNMFTGDSDNPILTSSRFKLLTFSYNKSLNVVFLESYSFQRIIILFLWEILVEIKSQIIHKIKNIQPRLRRNIIYATIRAGANVLLREVATETLIADMLKGEVNSAYASYVGYDEVAHHSGINDNDIWNVLKQIDLQFKRLEKAEKSCERNYEFVVLSDHGQGNGATFKQRYGITLANYVRRLLPDDMKTYDKNQFITDHFRDAFIPENKQIGTIINKVDDIKERDFFSDKLENIKEKTPDFIKIEELKSKYQNDLDYIKTHKSKEQTTKKAKNSELIVLGSGNLGLIYLTQWTKRLNYEEIVMLFPNLIPGLVKHKGIGFILVDSFTNGPMAIGAEGIYYLNTDRIEGKNPLENFGKNAAMHLKRHNKFKNMPDILVNSFYDPKTEEICAFEELIGSHGGLGGSQTRPFILYPSNWEDPEELIGAKSIYDFLKKEIDELKNS, encoded by the coding sequence ATGAATATACATAATTTAATCAAATCCACCATAATAATTATTTTAATGATAATTGCGAGCATGGCGACAATTATCGCATTTTCTTTAATATTTGATACGTTTAAATTAGGAAATTGGTATAATTCTTTTATTATAACAATTGGAGTTATAATAGCCAATACAATATTATGGCCAATTTTAAGAAGACTATTAATGAAATTCATTGTTTTGACTTTTGGAATTGGCGCATTAATAGTGAATTCATTAATATTTTATGGAGTTTGTTGTCTAATTCCTGGAGTTTCACTTGAAGCTACAGATGCTTTTTTAATTCCATTGTTAATGGCCATAGTAAACACGCTTATCTCCAATATAGCAGACATTGATTATTATGATTCATATACTTCCAGAGTATCAAACTACGTATCCAAAGAAAAAAAATCATACGAACAGAAATTTCCCGGTTTAATAATGCTTGAAATAGATGGGCTTTCAATTGAGATTCTGAAAGAAGCCATCGATAAAGATATGATGCCTACGGTTAAAAAATGGATAGATAATTCACATACATTGAAAGAATGGGAAACGGACTTATCTTCTCAAACTGGAGCAAGCCAGGCAGGAATATTGCACGGAAACAATGAAAATATTGTTGCATACAGATGGGTTGAAAAGGAAAATGATAACCAAATTATGGTTTCTGGAAAATTGGCTCACGCTCCAATAATTGAAGAGAGAATAAGTGATGGAAATGGATTATTATGCGATAAAGGAACGAGCATAACAAATATGTTTACTGGAGACAGTGATAATCCTATATTAACCTCATCAAGATTTAAATTATTGACTTTCAGTTATAATAAATCATTGAATGTGGTCTTTTTGGAATCATACTCATTTCAAAGAATCATTATTTTATTCCTATGGGAAATATTAGTTGAGATAAAATCCCAAATAATCCATAAAATAAAGAATATACAACCAAGATTAAGAAGAAACATAATTTATGCTACAATTCGAGCAGGAGCAAATGTACTTTTACGTGAAGTTGCAACTGAAACATTGATTGCAGATATGTTGAAGGGTGAAGTTAACAGTGCCTATGCAAGTTATGTGGGCTATGATGAAGTGGCACACCATTCAGGAATTAATGATAATGACATTTGGAATGTATTAAAACAAATTGATCTTCAATTTAAAAGACTTGAAAAGGCTGAAAAAAGCTGTGAAAGAAATTATGAATTTGTAGTGTTATCCGATCACGGCCAGGGAAATGGTGCAACATTTAAACAAAGATATGGAATAACATTAGCAAATTATGTAAGAAGATTACTTCCAGATGATATGAAAACCTACGATAAAAATCAGTTTATTACAGACCACTTTAGAGACGCATTTATTCCAGAAAATAAACAAATTGGAACAATAATCAACAAGGTTGATGATATTAAGGAAAGAGATTTCTTTTCAGATAAATTGGAAAACATAAAGGAAAAGACACCTGATTTCATAAAGATAGAAGAGCTCAAATCCAAATATCAAAACGACCTAGACTATATTAAAACTCATAAGAGTAAAGAGCAAACAACCAAAAAAGCAAAAAATTCCGAATTGATAGTGTTAGGTTCTGGAAATCTGGGATTGATTTATCTGACACAGTGGACAAAGAGGTTAAATTATGAGGAAATAGTAATGCTATTCCCAAATCTGATTCCTGGCCTTGTAAAACATAAAGGCATTGGATTCATATTGGTTGATTCGTTCACCAATGGTCCGATGGCTATTGGAGCAGAAGGTATTTATTATTTGAATACTGATAGAATAGAAGGAAAAAATCCATTGGAAAACTTTGGTAAAAATGCTGCAATGCATTTAAAAAGACACAATAAATTCAAAAATATGCCAGATATTTTAGTAAATAGTTTTTATGACCCTAAAACTGAAGAAATATGTGCATTTGAAGAATTAATTGGAAGCCATGGTGGACTTGGAGGAAGTCAGACAAGACCATTTATTTTATATCCATCAAACTGGGAAGATCCAGAAGAATTAATTGGAGCAAAATCAATTTATGATTTCTTAAAAAAAGAAATTGATGAATTAAAGAATTCTTGA
- a CDS encoding metallophosphoesterase, with protein MVNERPPAMMIRQGFQTFMTQTRGSTKFKPELFDLVNVNVKINDLPFTFHNYRIINLTDIHLGQWISPEYLNGVTDYVNSLNPDMITLTGDYVSYILEGYEDDLLDSFKKLKAKDGKFAVLGNHDHWAGADEIREILKQSDIVDLSNDVYTLEKKGEKLNISGVDSLTVGADDFDKVLEKLPNDGASILLVHEPDFAEISSKTNRFDLQMSGHSHGGQLVIPGVKTTPFRCSYSIKYPVGAYKVKNMIQYTSKGLGTNSFWLRINCKPEITQFYLKTTKRKNIEINGE; from the coding sequence TTGGTAAATGAAAGACCTCCAGCAATGATGATTAGACAAGGATTTCAAACATTTATGACACAAACAAGAGGATCTACAAAATTTAAACCAGAACTCTTTGATTTAGTTAATGTAAATGTTAAAATTAATGATTTGCCATTTACATTCCATAATTATAGGATAATTAACCTGACAGATATTCATTTAGGCCAGTGGATCAGCCCAGAATATTTGAATGGGGTGACAGATTACGTTAATAGCTTAAACCCAGACATGATTACACTAACGGGAGATTACGTTTCCTATATTTTAGAAGGTTATGAAGACGATTTATTAGATTCCTTTAAAAAATTAAAAGCAAAAGACGGAAAATTTGCCGTTTTAGGAAATCATGACCATTGGGCAGGTGCAGATGAAATTAGAGAAATACTTAAACAATCAGACATTGTTGATTTAAGCAATGATGTTTATACTCTTGAAAAAAAAGGAGAAAAACTAAACATTTCAGGTGTTGACAGCCTCACTGTTGGAGCGGATGATTTTGACAAGGTTCTTGAAAAACTTCCAAATGATGGTGCAAGCATATTGCTTGTTCATGAACCTGATTTCGCTGAAATTTCATCAAAAACCAATAGATTTGATTTGCAGATGTCCGGCCATTCACACGGAGGCCAACTTGTAATTCCTGGAGTTAAAACAACTCCATTCAGATGCTCATATTCCATCAAATATCCTGTGGGAGCATATAAAGTTAAAAACATGATTCAATATACAAGTAAAGGACTTGGAACAAACTCTTTTTGGCTTAGAATAAACTGTAAACCCGAAATTACACAGTTCTATCTCAAAACAACAAAAAGAAAAAATATTGAAATTAATGGAGAATAA
- a CDS encoding redox-regulated ATPase YchF, with protein sequence MLQIAVTGKPNVGKSSFFNSATSSAVEMANYPFTTIDANKAVAHVIKDCPCKELGVTCNPRNSICIDGKRLLPIELIDVAGLVPGAHEGKGLGNKFLDDLMQAKVFIHVIDASGSTDIEGQPVEMGSHDPLEDIEFLEEEIVMWMYGILSRNWVRLVRKVGAEHLDIAKVLFDQLSGTGIAIEDIIEAKRNINPDFNKWEEKDLIELTRNILKIAKPMMIVANKADLPTSEENIKRIKEKYPNVIPASAESEIALVRANEAGLISYLPGDDHFEILKPEELSDNQLKALEYIKTNILDKYGSTGIQDALNYGIFTLLENIVVYPVQDEHKYTDQKGNVLPDGILLKQGSNPRQLAYLVHSDIGDKFMHAVDARSNMRVASDYELKDGDIISIITRQ encoded by the coding sequence ATGCTTCAAATTGCAGTTACAGGAAAACCAAATGTAGGAAAATCATCTTTTTTTAATTCAGCAACTTCATCTGCTGTTGAAATGGCTAATTATCCTTTTACAACAATTGATGCTAATAAAGCAGTTGCACATGTTATTAAAGACTGTCCATGTAAAGAATTGGGTGTTACGTGCAATCCTAGAAATTCAATATGTATTGATGGAAAAAGATTACTTCCTATTGAATTAATTGATGTTGCAGGATTAGTTCCTGGAGCACATGAGGGAAAAGGATTAGGTAATAAGTTTTTAGACGATTTAATGCAGGCTAAAGTATTTATTCATGTTATAGATGCATCAGGATCAACTGATATTGAAGGCCAACCTGTGGAGATGGGAAGCCATGACCCATTGGAGGACATTGAATTTTTGGAAGAAGAAATTGTAATGTGGATGTATGGAATATTGTCTAGAAATTGGGTTAGATTAGTGCGTAAGGTTGGTGCTGAACATTTAGATATTGCAAAAGTATTGTTTGACCAATTATCAGGTACTGGAATAGCTATTGAAGACATTATTGAAGCTAAAAGAAATATTAATCCTGATTTCAATAAATGGGAAGAAAAAGATTTAATTGAATTAACAAGAAACATCTTAAAAATAGCAAAGCCTATGATGATTGTGGCTAATAAGGCTGATTTGCCGACTTCTGAAGAAAATATTAAAAGAATCAAAGAAAAATATCCTAATGTAATTCCGGCATCTGCCGAATCAGAAATTGCATTGGTAAGGGCTAACGAAGCTGGGTTGATAAGTTATCTTCCTGGTGATGACCACTTTGAAATATTAAAACCTGAAGAATTGTCAGATAATCAGTTAAAAGCTTTGGAATATATTAAAACTAATATATTGGATAAATATGGCAGCACTGGTATTCAGGACGCTTTGAATTATGGTATTTTTACCTTGCTTGAAAATATTGTTGTTTATCCTGTCCAAGATGAGCACAAATACACTGACCAAAAAGGCAATGTATTGCCTGATGGAATTTTACTTAAACAGGGTTCAAATCCACGTCAATTGGCTTATTTGGTTCATTCTGACATTGGGGATAAATTTATGCATGCTGTTGATGCAAGGTCAAACATGCGTGTAGCCAGTGATTATGAACTTAAAGATGGGGATATTATAAGTATTATTACACGCCAATAA